A stretch of DNA from Paenibacillus sp. FSL W8-0186:
GGGTTCAGTCGGGCTTGTTCACATTAGTTATTCAAAAAATATTTCGACGATCTCAATATCTCTCTCCCGTGCCAAGTCTCTGAAGAAATCATCCACCTTAACAAGAGGTTTAAAAATATCGGTGGGGTTATTATACACAATCGTTGCATTTTCCCCATTGCTTAATTGCACCCGCTTGCCAATAAAGTTTGGCAGAAGGTTTTGAGTCAAGGCTTGGACTGCCCTTTCGTTTAGTTTTCCGAATCCAAGCTCATACACTTTCCGCAGCACAGTGATTAAACTATCATGCGGTTGCCGCCTAGGCGAAGTCGTCATTTCGACATATGCGTTGGCAACGGCTACAATTTGCGAATATGGATGTATTTCAGTTCTTCCGGTTCCCATTGGGTATCCGGAGCCGTCTTCATATTCGTGATGCTGGAGAGCAGCAAGTGCAATCGTCTTATTGTCCTTGATCGATTCCCGGATAATTTCGTAGCCATAGTGGGTATGGCGCCTCATTTCCTCCAGTTCTTCGCCCTGCAACTCGGTTTTGTTTTTTATAGATTGGCGCACACGGCTTTTGCCGATATCGTGCAAATATCCTGCTTTACTGATCTCATGGCACTCTTCTCTGGAGTATCCGAGCCAGGTAGCTATGTAATAAGACAGCAGTCCAACCTGCAGGGAATGATTATAAATGTTCACGTCGTCATTGCTGAGCATGTACAGCAGAGTTGTAATATTTTTGCGGTCATCCAGCGCCTCCAAAGTCGGCAGCAGTTGTTCGTCAACCATGGATTGATTGAATTTACCCGTCGTTAACGCTTCAAGGAAAATGGCCTGAAAAGCTTGAATCGTCTTATCGAAGTTTTTTCGCAATTCCTGGCTGAATCCTATACTGTCTGCGACATTTGAAGAGTAAGCCTCTTCGCTCCCCCTGTCACGCGGATCGATGTCGACATAATCAATGCTCTGGCGAATTAATAAGGCAATTTCCTCGGTTTGGATAACCGTACCTTTAGGCAATATGTGAAGCCCAGCGCCATTAAAAGTATCTTCCCTTAATCTGTCTCCGGCCTTAAGCTCCATAACATGAGTTTTCATAGAAAAGACCCTCCCTTCGTATCTAATCTGTTACACCTTATTTATAATATCGAAAGCTAAAGTCATTAATTAAATAGTGCTAAGGGCTATATCAAAAAGCAATTGTTATAATACTATAGCCTAACCATGATCTAGGCCTTTTGGATCATTATCTAAATTTTAAAATAAAAAAGAGGCGGAGATTTCTCTCCACCTCAATCTTGAAACACGGTCCGTTAATCCCGGCTCGCCAGTTTTGCCAACAGCCGAACGATCTCGATATAAAGCCATACTAAGGTAACCATTAATCCGAACGCAGCGTACCATTCCATATATTTTGGAGCGCCTTGATTAGCGCCATTCTCGATGAAATCGAAATCAAGTACGAGATTCAGAGCGGCCACGATAACGATAACGACGGATATTCCGATTCCGATCCAATTGCTCTCATGCAGATAAGGAATCGATATTCCAAAAAACCCTAGGACAAAGCTCAGCAAATATACAAGCGCAATGCCGCCTGTAGCCGCAAACACGCCCAGCTTGAAGTTCTCCGTCGCTTTAATCAGCCTTGATTTGTAAGCCAGCAGCAAGGCGACAAAGACGCCCATCGTCAGCAGTGCGGCCTGCAACGTGATCCCGCGCTGCACATTTTCGAAAATCGCAGAAATCGCGCCTAGAAACAACCCTTCGAGAACGCCATAAATCGGTACGAGAAACGGAGCTGTCGTCGGCTTGAAGCTAATGATAAGAGCCAGAACGAGGCCCCCTATCGCCCCGCCGATAGCGTAAGGCATCACGTTCTGCCCGTTGAAATGCATGGACCAGGATGCAAATGCGCCACCTAAGAGTACCGCAAGTGTAATAAATACTTTGTTGACCGTACCTTCAATCGTCATTGCATCCTGTCCGGAATGATATCCGATTTGATCGAATGTTTTGTCATTCAATGTCGGATTGCCGCTGCGACCTATCAACCTACAATCACCTCAGATAAGATTTTATAATCATACTAACATATACTCCAATTTTGTCCATATTAGTACGCCTATATTTTTCTTTAGGTTATACCGTAAACTTCGACAAGGATTCCTTCAAGCCAGTGGATACATTCTCAAGTTTGCCGGACAGGTTGACAAGTTGATCGCCGACGTTCTGCTGCTCGCTACTTAAGGAAGCAACCTCCTCCGAAGTCGCGGACGATTGCTGCGCTACCGCGCTGACGTTGCTCATCGCCTCAGACAATACGGATTGCGATTGATTCAACTCGTCGATCGATGCTGTTACCGAATCCAGATGCTGCACGAAACCTTCCATTTGCTCCTGAACGGATACAAAGATTTGGCTTGTTTCCTTCACAGATTTGATTTGATCCTGGAACAGCGGGCTTGCTTCCGACAAGGCCTCGACAGTCTCGTTCATTTCCTTCTGAATGTTGTCTGTGATTTCCCCTACCATCGTGATGGATTGTCTGGACTGATCAGCCAGCTGGCGGATTTCGTCTGCTACAACCATAAATCCGCGCCCTGCAGCTCCGGCCCGGGCCGCTTCAATCGTGGCGTTCAGAGACAGGATGTTCGTTTGCTGCGTAATGTTCTGCATAACATCGAGTACCTTCATCACGGAGGATGTACTGGA
This window harbors:
- a CDS encoding Bax inhibitor-1/YccA family protein is translated as MIGRSGNPTLNDKTFDQIGYHSGQDAMTIEGTVNKVFITLAVLLGGAFASWSMHFNGQNVMPYAIGGAIGGLVLALIISFKPTTAPFLVPIYGVLEGLFLGAISAIFENVQRGITLQAALLTMGVFVALLLAYKSRLIKATENFKLGVFAATGGIALVYLLSFVLGFFGISIPYLHESNWIGIGISVVIVIVAALNLVLDFDFIENGANQGAPKYMEWYAAFGLMVTLVWLYIEIVRLLAKLASRD
- a CDS encoding HD domain-containing phosphohydrolase, which codes for MKTHVMELKAGDRLREDTFNGAGLHILPKGTVIQTEEIALLIRQSIDYVDIDPRDRGSEEAYSSNVADSIGFSQELRKNFDKTIQAFQAIFLEALTTGKFNQSMVDEQLLPTLEALDDRKNITTLLYMLSNDDVNIYNHSLQVGLLSYYIATWLGYSREECHEISKAGYLHDIGKSRVRQSIKNKTELQGEELEEMRRHTHYGYEIIRESIKDNKTIALAALQHHEYEDGSGYPMGTGRTEIHPYSQIVAVANAYVEMTTSPRRQPHDSLITVLRKVYELGFGKLNERAVQALTQNLLPNFIGKRVQLSNGENATIVYNNPTDIFKPLVKVDDFFRDLARERDIEIVEIFFE